The nucleotide sequence CGGACCATCTCGGGGGTGTACCGCGAGGAGGTGGGGAAGACGCAGAACGTCGAGAAGGCCCGTCAGCTGGTCGACGAGTTCGCCGCGGAGGAGGGCCGGCGGCCGCGGATCCTCGTCGCCAAGATGGGCCAGGACGGCCACGACCGCGGCCAGAAGGTGATCGCCACCGGCTTCGCCGACCTCGGCTTCGACGTCGACGTCGGCCCGCTGTTCTCCACCCCGGCCGAGGTCGCCCGCCAGGCGATCGAGGCGGACGTGCACGTCGTCGGCGTTTCGTCGCTGGCCGCCGGGCACCTCTCGCTGGTGCCCGCGCTGCGCCACGAGCTCGCCGAGCTGGGCCGCGAGGACATCATGGTCGTGGTCGGCGGCGTCATCCCGCCGCAGGACTACCCGGCGCTGCGCGAGGCCGGTGCGGCGGCGATCTTCGGCCCCGGCACGGTGCTCGCGGACGCGGCCATCGACCTGCTCGGCCAGCTGTCGGCGCAGGAGTCCTGACCGTTGCCGCGCAAGATCGACGTCACCGCCTACGCCAAGGGGGTGCTCGCGGGTGACCGCGGGACGCTGTCGAAGGCGATCACGCTGGTCGAGTCGCAGCGGGAGGACCACCGGGCGCTGGCGCAGGAGCTGCTGGTCGAGCTGCTGCCCGCGGCCGGCGGCGCCCGGCGCGTCGGCATCACCGGCGTCCCCGGAGTCGGCAAGTCGACGTTCATCGACCAGCTGGGCACCGACCTGACCGCGGCCGGGCACCGGGTGGCCGTGCTGGCCGTCGACCCGTCGTCGACCCGGACCGGCGGGTCGATCCTCGGCGACAAGACCCGGATGGCGCGGCTGGCGGTGGACGAACGCGCGTTCATCCGGCCGTCGCCGACGTCCGGGACGCTCGGCGGCGTCGCGCGGGCGACCCGCGAGACGATCGTGCTGATGGAGGCGGCCGGCTACGACATCGTCCTGGTCGAGACGGTCGGCGTCGGGCAGTCCGAGGTGACCGTGGCGAACATGGTCGACTGCTTCCTGTTCCTGACCCTGGCCCGCACCGGTGACCAGCTCCAGGGCATCAAGAAGGGCGTCCTGGAGCTCGCCGACGTCATCGCGGTCAACAAGGCCGACGGCGACCACGAGCGGGACGCCCGGCGCGCGGCGCGGGAGCTGGCGGGCGCGCTGCGGATGATCTACGGGCCCG is from Amycolatopsis mediterranei and encodes:
- the meaB gene encoding methylmalonyl Co-A mutase-associated GTPase MeaB — translated: MPRKIDVTAYAKGVLAGDRGTLSKAITLVESQREDHRALAQELLVELLPAAGGARRVGITGVPGVGKSTFIDQLGTDLTAAGHRVAVLAVDPSSTRTGGSILGDKTRMARLAVDERAFIRPSPTSGTLGGVARATRETIVLMEAAGYDIVLVETVGVGQSEVTVANMVDCFLFLTLARTGDQLQGIKKGVLELADVIAVNKADGDHERDARRAARELAGALRMIYGPEASWTPPVLTCSGLHNLRLDEVWGAIEQHRDTLTASGELDARRRQQQVDWTWAMVREQLLGRLAAHPEVRTVVPDVERAVRDGELTATLGAQRILDAFGG